One window of the Shewanella maritima genome contains the following:
- the ftsX gene encoding permease-like cell division protein FtsX, with protein MSITQSKLPLSGRIVMFFIRHIQQGMSSLGELWRNPLSSFMTMAVLGVSLSLPAALQVLVKNAENITESWNSAAEISLFINEGRSEQSIQSLISRVRVYSEVDTVHYISRDDALEEFQRLSGFGEALSYLDENPLPAVVTVTPLAKYSSPAGARQLLAKLEREPEVSFGRLDIEWLERLQALVNLLEKTVLAIAALLMLAVVLVIGNTIRLAIMNRRSEIEVMKLVGATEAFIQRPFLYTGIWYGIIGGVLAWLIINVLVLYLDGALAELLGLYGSSLSIQSLSFAELIKLVLLASFLGWLGSYLSVRQHLRKIEPS; from the coding sequence ATGAGCATAACGCAAAGCAAGTTGCCGCTAAGTGGTCGTATTGTGATGTTCTTCATTCGTCATATCCAGCAAGGTATGTCGAGCCTGGGTGAGTTATGGCGTAACCCGCTTTCATCTTTTATGACCATGGCTGTGTTAGGCGTGAGTTTAAGCTTGCCAGCAGCGCTACAAGTGCTGGTTAAAAATGCCGAGAACATTACTGAGTCGTGGAACAGCGCCGCTGAAATATCTTTGTTTATTAATGAAGGACGCAGCGAACAGTCGATTCAAAGTTTGATATCTCGAGTGCGCGTTTATAGCGAGGTCGATACCGTTCATTACATTAGCCGTGATGATGCCTTAGAAGAATTTCAACGTTTATCAGGCTTTGGCGAAGCGCTGTCATACCTAGATGAAAACCCGCTGCCAGCGGTAGTGACAGTGACGCCGTTAGCTAAGTACTCTAGCCCAGCAGGGGCAAGACAATTACTTGCCAAGCTTGAGCGTGAGCCAGAAGTCAGTTTTGGTCGTTTGGATATTGAATGGCTTGAGCGACTGCAGGCGTTAGTGAATTTACTTGAGAAAACGGTACTTGCCATTGCTGCTTTGCTAATGCTGGCTGTGGTACTCGTGATAGGTAACACCATTCGCCTAGCGATTATGAATCGTCGCAGTGAAATTGAAGTAATGAAGCTAGTTGGTGCAACTGAAGCCTTTATTCAGCGCCCGTTTCTTTACACCGGCATTTGGTACGGCATTATCGGCGGCGTGTTAGCTTGGCTGATCATTAATGTACTGGTGTTATATCTCGATGGTGCGCTCGCTGAGTTACTTGGCTTGTATGGCAGCAGCTTGAGTATTCAGTCATTGTCATTTGCCGAGTTGATTAAACTAGTCTTACTGGCGTCATTTTTAGGCTGGCTGGGTTCTTACCTTTCTGTGCGTCAACATCTACGCAAAATCGAGCCGTCTTAA
- the menE gene encoding o-succinylbenzoate--CoA ligase, with product MELSALTCSPLHQTAKQWPLNCAVKWLQRSAGESDGSADATSLNSDQQNLSANSNRPGRCQSINYQTLSLLVHKVAAQLTVLGAKQGDIIAAVSSNNLEQIVLFWACVDTGCIFMPISARFADSKIAELITEHEIKLVYCENAQRQSCLDKHVQVTWFMPEFSAGLNPETKVSANRTSNNANSISPKINDFDPQRPTNIVLTSGSSGKPKSALHSLANHIYSADGARETIALSDEDTWLLSLPLFHIGGLAIINRCALSGSAVMLQHGEHSIEQHIVAGKVTHLSLVTAQARSLLFETDSKTQQQSLTSIKAMLLGGGAITDDIIQACLANNIQAYTSYGMTEMSSQITTASANTLGHHGAPLKYRQLEIRDGVIWVKGECLFLGYWSKQGLHCPVDDNGWFNTKDKGYLNEHGQLSISGRADNMFICGGENIQPEEIEAVLVAHPNVRQAIVFGIKDTKFGLLPAAIIDYVNIQLQSSTDEELAQSVSNKLARFKRPRQFYPWPNNVASSGLKVARKQVVAAVLANSQA from the coding sequence GTGGAGTTAAGCGCGCTCACCTGCTCACCACTGCACCAAACCGCCAAGCAGTGGCCGCTAAACTGTGCCGTTAAATGGCTACAGCGATCCGCAGGTGAATCGGATGGTAGCGCAGATGCTACCTCCCTAAACAGCGACCAACAGAACCTTTCAGCTAATAGCAACCGGCCTGGTCGCTGCCAATCAATCAACTACCAAACGCTAAGCTTGTTGGTACATAAAGTGGCAGCTCAGCTTACCGTGCTTGGCGCCAAACAAGGCGATATCATCGCCGCTGTTAGCAGCAACAATCTTGAGCAAATCGTTCTTTTCTGGGCATGTGTCGATACTGGCTGCATTTTTATGCCGATTTCTGCACGCTTTGCTGATAGCAAAATTGCCGAGCTTATTACTGAACATGAAATAAAGCTGGTGTATTGCGAAAATGCGCAGCGCCAGTCTTGCCTTGATAAGCACGTGCAAGTGACTTGGTTTATGCCAGAGTTTAGCGCCGGCTTAAATCCAGAGACGAAAGTTTCAGCTAACCGCACTTCAAATAACGCCAACAGTATCAGCCCTAAAATCAATGATTTTGACCCACAGCGCCCGACCAATATCGTGCTCACATCAGGCTCTAGCGGTAAGCCAAAATCGGCGCTGCACAGTCTAGCTAACCATATTTACAGCGCCGATGGCGCTAGGGAAACCATTGCTCTTAGCGATGAAGATACCTGGCTGTTGTCACTGCCACTGTTTCATATCGGCGGGCTAGCAATTATTAATCGCTGCGCACTCTCTGGCAGTGCGGTTATGTTGCAGCACGGCGAGCACTCGATAGAGCAGCATATTGTTGCGGGCAAAGTCACTCACTTATCCTTGGTCACCGCGCAAGCGCGCTCGCTACTATTTGAAACGGACTCTAAGACTCAACAGCAATCTCTAACGAGCATCAAAGCCATGCTACTTGGCGGCGGCGCGATTACTGATGACATTATTCAAGCTTGCCTAGCCAATAACATTCAGGCTTATACCAGCTATGGTATGACGGAAATGAGCTCACAGATCACCACTGCCAGCGCCAATACGCTTGGGCATCACGGTGCGCCGCTCAAATATCGCCAACTTGAAATTCGCGATGGGGTTATTTGGGTCAAAGGCGAATGCTTATTCTTGGGCTATTGGTCTAAACAAGGTTTGCATTGCCCTGTTGATGACAATGGCTGGTTCAATACCAAAGATAAAGGCTATTTGAACGAACATGGACAACTGAGCATTAGCGGCCGCGCCGACAACATGTTTATTTGTGGCGGTGAGAATATTCAGCCAGAAGAAATTGAAGCGGTTTTAGTCGCCCATCCCAATGTGCGTCAGGCAATCGTGTTTGGCATCAAGGATACTAAGTTCGGCTTGTTACCTGCAGCTATTATTGATTATGTGAATATTCAGCTGCAATCATCCACTGACGAGGAGCTAGCTCAGTCTGTCAGCAATAAGCTCGCGCGCTTTAAGCGCCCAAGGCAGTTTTATCCTTGGCCGAATAATGTTGCATCAAGCGGCCTCAAGGTGGCGAGAAAGCAGGTTGTCGCAGCGGTTTTAGCTAACTCACAAGCTTAA
- the menH gene encoding 2-succinyl-6-hydroxy-2,4-cyclohexadiene-1-carboxylate synthase produces MSIIDTASSGMVRVSRFGELHLPKLVLVHGFLGAKEDWLACMPILSQQFHCICVDLPGHGQSRAQLPTPGLEAAAQAIIATLSSLQCHQFHLVGYSLGGRIALHIAKLFPHKLLSLTLESAHPGLTDDKQRDERLNADKQWAEKLQRLPIAQFLQLWYQQGVFSDLTEDEVAKLIAKRSNNNNQALLNCYLATSLGHQQDCRNVISQLKQPCHIIVGQHDQKFSKLAKQWQTEQPLNVISVEHAGHNIHSLQPQLFSQQLLKLLNK; encoded by the coding sequence ATGAGCATAATTGATACTGCCAGCTCAGGTATGGTTCGTGTCAGCCGTTTTGGAGAGCTGCATTTACCCAAGCTAGTTTTAGTCCATGGCTTTTTAGGCGCTAAAGAAGACTGGCTGGCTTGCATGCCAATACTTAGCCAGCAATTTCACTGTATTTGTGTCGATTTACCCGGCCATGGCCAATCTAGGGCGCAACTTCCTACGCCTGGGCTAGAAGCAGCGGCACAAGCCATTATTGCCACACTTAGCTCACTGCAGTGCCACCAGTTTCATCTTGTTGGCTACTCATTGGGAGGACGCATTGCTTTGCACATCGCTAAGCTATTCCCACACAAACTCCTCAGCCTTACGCTTGAGTCAGCTCACCCAGGTTTGACTGACGATAAACAGCGCGATGAACGCCTTAATGCCGATAAGCAATGGGCAGAAAAACTGCAACGCTTGCCAATAGCGCAGTTTTTGCAGCTCTGGTACCAGCAAGGCGTATTTAGCGATTTAACTGAAGATGAGGTAGCCAAGCTTATCGCTAAGCGCAGCAACAATAACAACCAAGCACTGCTTAATTGTTACCTCGCCACTTCCCTCGGCCATCAACAGGATTGTCGTAATGTGATTAGCCAACTAAAGCAGCCATGTCACATAATTGTTGGCCAACATGACCAGAAATTTTCCAAGCTGGCAAAACAGTGGCAAACTGAGCAGCCACTAAATGTGATTAGCGTGGAACATGCCGGCCATAATATCCATAGCCTGCAACCACAGCTGTTTAGTCAGCAGCTACTCAAGCTATTGAACAAGTAG
- the menC gene encoding o-succinylbenzoate synthase, which translates to MPAQLADTSVITEFTLASYQIDLQPSLPVGKQRIDNRQGLILNLRLCDNDNEQQEFVEIAPLSGHDIDGQPISSFSPESLEQVTSYLQTQLPTVLGKPISSLYELIDDCDFACVQFSLSLLHAKFTSSFNQGLADDREAPLVYDGMSDSTLKQKLDKAEHHAIKVKVAQTDMASEIKFIHKILELKPKLRLRLDANRGLTLEQACELLTCIPKASVDYIEEPCIHMKDNPAVYQSIGVKYALDESLLKPEFTLLSTNGVPEPGLAALVIKPGLYGSIDKLQRLIEQANEHGIRCILSSGLESDVAINDLRKLSHALTPDDIPGLDTLAPFTQRLYRANPTDSATGSAMGKGMSEQLDMSLLKVIAQQSLVSA; encoded by the coding sequence ATGCCAGCACAGTTAGCCGACACTTCCGTGATTACTGAGTTTACCTTAGCCAGTTATCAAATCGACTTGCAACCAAGCCTGCCAGTTGGCAAGCAGCGGATTGATAATCGCCAAGGCTTAATCTTAAACTTGCGCCTGTGTGATAACGACAATGAGCAACAAGAGTTTGTCGAAATTGCCCCCCTTTCAGGCCATGACATTGACGGCCAGCCAATCAGTAGCTTCAGCCCAGAATCACTTGAGCAAGTCACCAGCTACCTACAAACTCAGCTACCAACAGTGCTTGGTAAGCCCATCTCAAGCTTGTATGAGCTAATTGATGATTGCGACTTTGCCTGTGTGCAATTTAGCCTAAGTTTGCTACACGCTAAGTTTACCTCAAGCTTTAATCAGGGCCTCGCTGACGACCGCGAAGCGCCGTTGGTTTATGATGGCATGAGTGATAGCACACTTAAGCAAAAGCTCGACAAGGCTGAACATCATGCAATTAAGGTAAAAGTGGCGCAAACCGATATGGCGAGCGAGATTAAGTTCATCCACAAGATCCTTGAACTAAAGCCCAAGTTAAGACTAAGACTTGATGCCAACCGTGGCCTGACGCTAGAACAAGCGTGCGAGCTGCTAACCTGCATTCCAAAGGCTAGCGTCGATTATATTGAAGAGCCTTGCATCCATATGAAAGACAACCCTGCCGTGTACCAAAGCATTGGGGTGAAATACGCGCTAGATGAGTCACTGCTAAAACCTGAGTTTACACTGTTATCTACAAACGGTGTGCCCGAGCCTGGTTTAGCGGCATTGGTCATCAAACCTGGCCTTTACGGCAGCATCGACAAGCTGCAGCGACTTATTGAGCAAGCCAACGAGCATGGCATTCGCTGCATTCTCAGCTCAGGTTTAGAGTCTGATGTCGCCATTAATGATTTGCGCAAACTTAGCCACGCGCTCACACCCGATGATATTCCAGGGCTTGATACCCTTGCTCCATTTACCCAGCGCTTATACCGCGCCAATCCAACAGACAGCGCAACAGGCAGTGCGATGGGCAAAGGCATGAGCGAGCAGCTCGATATGAGTCTACTCAAGGTAATTGCACAGCAAAGTCTTGTGAGTGCTTAA
- the menD gene encoding 2-succinyl-5-enolpyruvyl-6-hydroxy-3-cyclohexene-1-carboxylic-acid synthase: protein MAHQSIADINFLWGQLILEELQRLGVKHVCLAPGSRSSPLTLAAAQQAKLTTHSHFDERGLGFMALGLAKSSQAPVAIITTSGTAVANLYPAVIEAWLTQVPLIVLSGDRPIELIDCGANQAIPQPGIFAQYAKQINLPTADFDFPASALLTSLDQAVSGLTQPLHINCMYREPLYPEKVCALGEQDSVAIQNYLKPLANWLEHSHPFTDYQSSVPGNTPCEASLRRFVHGKGVIVLGTLSPDEDPKQILELAKTIGWPVLVDAQSQLRQHPQVLGHIDQLLHHSPSKKMLQQADRVLVFGGRFVSKRLIQYLAELSWHTYWQVLAHQQRLDPSHQTKQVWLSSITHFCRAPWHRSSQALWADSLQATNHQLEAIFNDKIDNGEFGEAQTMREIAKYNSGEQQLFIGNSLPIRLYDMYAPLTEKTNNIYTNRGASGIDGLIATAVGVAKGNQQPTSMIIGDISCLHDLNSFALLKQLSSTFVLVIFNNDGGNIFNLLPVPNEQLRNDYYRLSHGCEFGYGAAMFNLAYRQVDELDDFKQVYQEAFEFECASVIEVNVSPNQASDQIAELAQWVKQAL, encoded by the coding sequence ATGGCGCATCAATCGATTGCCGATATAAATTTCTTATGGGGTCAGCTAATTCTTGAGGAGCTGCAGCGCTTAGGTGTAAAACATGTATGTTTGGCCCCAGGTTCTCGCTCATCGCCACTGACTTTGGCGGCAGCCCAGCAAGCTAAGCTTACTACCCATAGCCATTTTGATGAACGTGGTTTAGGTTTTATGGCACTGGGGCTTGCAAAATCTAGCCAAGCACCAGTAGCAATTATTACCACCTCAGGCACGGCGGTTGCAAATCTTTACCCTGCAGTCATTGAAGCCTGGTTAACCCAAGTACCTTTGATAGTGTTGTCGGGCGATCGCCCTATTGAACTAATTGACTGTGGTGCTAATCAGGCGATTCCACAACCTGGAATTTTTGCTCAGTACGCCAAGCAGATTAATCTACCCACGGCTGATTTTGACTTCCCAGCGAGTGCGCTGCTGACCAGCCTAGATCAAGCAGTAAGCGGCCTAACTCAACCTCTGCACATTAACTGCATGTACCGCGAACCACTCTACCCAGAGAAGGTATGCGCCCTTGGCGAGCAAGACTCAGTTGCAATCCAAAACTATCTAAAGCCATTAGCCAACTGGCTTGAACACAGCCACCCATTTACTGATTATCAGTCAAGCGTGCCTGGCAACACACCTTGCGAAGCCAGTCTGCGCCGCTTTGTTCATGGCAAAGGCGTGATTGTACTGGGCACGTTAAGCCCTGATGAAGACCCAAAGCAAATCCTTGAACTTGCTAAAACCATTGGCTGGCCAGTGCTAGTTGATGCTCAGTCACAACTGCGGCAGCACCCGCAAGTGCTCGGGCATATCGATCAGCTGCTACACCACAGTCCAAGTAAAAAGATGCTACAACAAGCCGATCGCGTATTAGTGTTCGGCGGGCGCTTTGTCTCTAAGCGTTTAATTCAATACCTTGCCGAGCTGAGCTGGCACACATACTGGCAAGTGCTTGCACATCAACAGCGCCTCGACCCAAGTCATCAGACTAAACAAGTTTGGTTAAGCTCGATTACTCATTTCTGCCGTGCGCCTTGGCACCGTTCTTCTCAGGCATTGTGGGCTGATAGCTTGCAAGCAACTAACCATCAGCTGGAAGCGATTTTTAACGATAAAATTGATAACGGCGAGTTTGGAGAAGCGCAAACCATGCGCGAAATTGCCAAATACAATAGCGGTGAGCAGCAGCTATTTATTGGTAACAGCCTACCTATTCGTCTTTACGACATGTATGCTCCGTTAACGGAAAAAACCAACAACATCTATACCAACCGCGGCGCTTCGGGTATTGATGGTTTAATCGCTACCGCAGTTGGTGTAGCCAAGGGCAATCAACAGCCAACAAGTATGATCATTGGCGATATTTCTTGCCTGCACGACCTCAACTCATTTGCATTACTAAAACAGCTAAGCAGCACCTTTGTTCTGGTGATTTTCAATAATGATGGCGGCAATATTTTTAACTTACTGCCAGTCCCCAACGAGCAGCTGCGCAATGATTATTATCGACTAAGCCATGGCTGTGAATTTGGTTATGGCGCGGCTATGTTTAACCTAGCTTACCGTCAGGTTGATGAGTTAGACGACTTCAAGCAGGTTTATCAAGAAGCGTTTGAGTTTGAATGCGCAAGCGTTATTGAAGTCAATGTCAGCCCGAATCAAGCTAGCGATCAAATCGCAGAGCTGGCTCAATGGGTCAAACAAGCGTTATGA
- a CDS encoding HDOD domain-containing protein, translating to MDSSALLSRVDELPRLPKAISELLEAVNCDNISTKEVSAKVAQDPLISARVLRLANSAHFGRSREVGSIDEAVVRLGMQTLRTLVIASAVIGAVPKVEGIDIAKFWGETFEKALYAQELAKRSGVAPDEVFTCGILHKIGDLLIATIEPELSHQIIAAVEAGGSQQELETKLLGFDSPSVGALLAKSWKFTPDLVAGIEYQRVPTKATPESKFASMMFLADIIFQYWDDDRDHESFTCWFATQANDAGVIRMDMDGLADKLEDLRGKGIEMGKQLA from the coding sequence ATGGATTCAAGTGCGTTACTAAGCCGAGTTGATGAATTACCACGCCTACCTAAAGCCATCAGCGAATTATTAGAAGCAGTCAATTGCGACAATATCTCAACTAAAGAAGTTTCGGCCAAAGTGGCACAAGATCCACTCATTAGCGCAAGGGTGCTACGTCTTGCTAACTCTGCCCATTTTGGTCGTAGCCGCGAGGTTGGCTCTATTGATGAAGCCGTTGTGCGTTTGGGCATGCAAACCCTGCGCACTTTGGTGATTGCTTCGGCTGTTATCGGCGCCGTGCCTAAAGTTGAGGGCATTGATATTGCCAAGTTTTGGGGCGAAACCTTTGAGAAAGCGCTGTATGCTCAAGAGCTCGCAAAACGCTCTGGCGTTGCGCCAGATGAAGTATTCACTTGTGGTATTTTACATAAGATTGGTGATTTGCTTATCGCGACAATTGAACCTGAATTAAGTCATCAGATTATTGCTGCCGTTGAGGCTGGTGGCAGTCAGCAAGAGTTAGAAACTAAGCTACTTGGTTTTGATTCACCGTCAGTGGGAGCTCTGTTAGCAAAGAGTTGGAAGTTCACCCCAGATTTGGTTGCAGGTATCGAGTATCAGCGCGTTCCTACTAAGGCAACCCCCGAGTCTAAATTCGCCTCTATGATGTTTTTAGCTGATATCATCTTCCAGTACTGGGATGACGACCGCGACCATGAGTCATTTACCTGTTGGTTTGCCACTCAAGCAAATGATGCTGGGGTAATAAGAATGGATATGGACGGGCTTGCCGATAAGCTTGAAGACTTGCGAGGTAAGGGCATTGAAATGGGTAAGCAGCTTGCTTAG
- the yjeH gene encoding L-methionine/branched-chain amino acid transporter: MSQSAVGIGRWQGAGLMATTLLGTGVFILPQMSIAIAGEGALWAWAILTLAIIPVALVFGLLAGRIPHAAGPAYYVERVFGKTLGRTIGLCFLLVIPIGAPAAILMTFQFMNAMLPMDGLAQLAVQLLIIVVLLLLNMRGIQVSAKLQFSLTLSIVTVVVLLMGSSSTSLMSADAVTPFAHWQLEPVMLAIGIGFWSFLGIEAMTHLAGDFEKPQKDMLPAMLMGTVLVGVIYLLCTLLLLNTPDATEGVAMIAAFNYWLADTPLAGFGVQIIGILGVASGLATVNVYAASAARLMWSFAEQGVLPKRFAKRNEHGVPLNALLAILSTMAVVMVLTFISGQDLESLIAWSNGVFVVIYLLAMLSAFKLLGAKYRLLIAASCVFCIALGIALGFSMIYVAIMMAIVAPFIWLQKSHHQKRAAKV, from the coding sequence ATGAGTCAATCAGCTGTTGGAATTGGTCGCTGGCAAGGCGCCGGATTAATGGCCACCACATTGTTGGGTACTGGGGTATTTATATTGCCGCAGATGTCGATTGCCATTGCCGGTGAAGGTGCATTGTGGGCATGGGCGATTTTAACCTTAGCTATTATTCCTGTGGCGCTAGTGTTTGGCTTACTTGCTGGGCGTATCCCTCACGCTGCTGGGCCTGCCTACTATGTTGAGCGGGTGTTTGGTAAGACGCTTGGTCGCACGATCGGCTTGTGCTTTTTGCTGGTGATCCCTATCGGAGCTCCGGCAGCTATTTTGATGACCTTTCAATTTATGAATGCCATGTTACCTATGGATGGTTTAGCTCAGTTAGCAGTGCAATTACTGATTATTGTCGTGTTGCTGCTACTTAATATGCGCGGCATTCAGGTGTCAGCTAAGCTGCAATTTAGCCTCACTTTGTCGATCGTTACTGTAGTTGTGCTACTAATGGGCTCAAGCAGCACTAGCTTGATGTCTGCTGATGCTGTTACTCCATTTGCACACTGGCAGTTAGAGCCCGTCATGCTCGCTATCGGCATTGGTTTTTGGAGCTTTTTGGGTATTGAAGCCATGACCCATTTAGCCGGTGATTTTGAAAAGCCGCAAAAGGATATGCTGCCGGCAATGCTAATGGGCACTGTACTTGTAGGCGTGATATACCTTTTATGTACCTTGTTGCTGCTAAATACCCCTGATGCCACCGAAGGTGTGGCGATGATTGCGGCATTTAATTACTGGTTAGCTGATACACCTTTGGCAGGTTTTGGCGTGCAAATCATCGGTATTTTAGGTGTGGCAAGTGGCTTAGCGACGGTAAATGTATATGCTGCAAGTGCTGCACGGTTAATGTGGAGCTTTGCTGAGCAAGGGGTATTGCCTAAGCGTTTTGCCAAACGCAACGAGCATGGTGTGCCGCTCAATGCTTTGCTGGCAATTTTATCGACCATGGCGGTGGTGATGGTGCTGACCTTTATTAGTGGGCAGGATTTAGAGAGTTTAATCGCCTGGAGTAACGGTGTGTTTGTGGTGATCTACTTGCTGGCTATGTTATCGGCATTTAAGTTGTTGGGCGCTAAATACCGACTATTGATTGCGGCGAGCTGTGTGTTTTGTATTGCTTTAGGTATCGCCCTTGGCTTTAGCATGATTTACGTGGCGATAATGATGGCGATTGTTGCACCATTCATCTGGCTGCAAAAATCCCACCACCAAAAGCGCGCGGCCAAAGTTTAG
- a CDS encoding DUF2780 domain-containing protein gives MKLLQKLFSKTLSTTLLAVFALVIANPVSASWLDNIFGGNDEKPAAEVSETQAAAHSNPLVGSVMSQLGLNQSQAEGGLGTLLSVAKDNLSGSDFSQLSDSIPGADMLLSAVPALAGDSGMSGLLSQAGDLGSALQGSAMVYDAFEKLGISKELVAPMINIAKNYLEQNGAEDTTGLLMQGLGSLL, from the coding sequence ATGAAGTTACTACAGAAACTCTTTTCAAAAACATTATCAACAACACTTTTAGCGGTATTTGCGCTAGTTATCGCAAACCCAGTTTCAGCAAGCTGGCTCGACAACATCTTTGGCGGTAATGATGAGAAGCCTGCAGCAGAGGTTTCAGAAACTCAAGCTGCTGCACATTCTAACCCACTTGTAGGCTCTGTCATGTCACAACTTGGCTTAAATCAATCACAAGCTGAAGGTGGTTTAGGTACGCTATTGAGCGTGGCAAAAGACAACTTAAGCGGCAGTGATTTCAGCCAGTTAAGCGACAGTATTCCTGGTGCCGATATGCTTTTGAGCGCTGTACCTGCTTTAGCGGGTGATTCAGGCATGTCAGGCCTGCTATCTCAAGCTGGTGACCTAGGCAGTGCGCTGCAAGGGAGCGCTATGGTTTACGATGCATTTGAGAAACTCGGCATCTCTAAAGAGCTGGTCGCACCTATGATCAACATTGCTAAAAACTACCTGGAACAAAATGGTGCTGAAGATACCACAGGCCTGCTAATGCAAGGTCTTGGCTCACTGCTCTAG
- the rpoH gene encoding RNA polymerase sigma factor RpoH: protein MTSQSQSMALAVPQNISSIEAYLQSVTSIDMMDAETEHKLAKRLQETGDLQAAKQLIMSHLRFVVHVAKGYSGYGLPQADLIQEGNIGLMKAVKRFDPDVGVRLVSFAVHWIKAEIHEYVLKNWRIVKVATTKAQRKLFFNLRKTKKRLGWFSDEEVTMVAENLGVSKADVTEMESRMAAQDPAFDLASDNDDDKQDYAPALYLEDHSSDVAEQVENANWEADSQSRLLSAIKTLDERSQHILRARWLDDDKTTLQELAATYQVSAERIRQLEKNAMNKLKSQMDM from the coding sequence ATGACTTCTCAATCGCAATCAATGGCGCTAGCAGTTCCTCAAAATATTAGTTCTATTGAGGCTTATTTGCAGTCTGTTACCAGCATCGACATGATGGATGCGGAGACTGAGCACAAGCTTGCCAAACGTTTACAAGAAACAGGCGATTTACAAGCCGCAAAGCAGTTGATTATGTCTCACCTGCGTTTTGTTGTGCATGTTGCAAAAGGCTATTCTGGATACGGTTTACCACAAGCTGACTTAATCCAAGAAGGTAACATTGGTCTGATGAAGGCGGTTAAGCGCTTCGACCCAGATGTTGGTGTTCGTCTAGTGTCATTTGCTGTGCACTGGATTAAGGCTGAAATTCATGAATACGTACTGAAAAACTGGCGTATTGTGAAAGTGGCGACCACTAAAGCGCAGCGAAAATTATTCTTCAATCTTCGTAAAACTAAAAAGCGTTTAGGCTGGTTTAGTGACGAAGAAGTCACCATGGTGGCAGAAAACCTAGGTGTATCGAAAGCTGACGTGACTGAGATGGAATCACGTATGGCAGCGCAAGATCCTGCATTTGATTTGGCATCAGACAATGATGATGACAAGCAAGACTATGCGCCAGCGTTATACCTTGAAGATCACTCTTCAGATGTGGCTGAGCAAGTTGAAAATGCCAACTGGGAAGCCGATTCTCAAAGCCGTCTACTGTCTGCTATTAAGACCTTAGATGAGCGCAGCCAGCACATTCTACGTGCGCGTTGGTTAGACGATGATAAAACCACGCTGCAAGAGTTAGCGGCGACTTATCAAGTGTCAGCAGAGCGTATTAGACAGCTTGAAAAGAACGCGATGAACAAGCTGAAATCGCAGATGGATATGTAA
- a CDS encoding Lrp/AsnC family transcriptional regulator — translation MTTSLDKFDQAIIKQLRLNARHSISYIAEQVNLSRSAVTERIKKLEQTGVIRGYQVLLSESQKQGVSAYLEILHQCAKCADVVQVFHQIPEVITCQGITGDMDLLVFVQAPSMQRLHEIREFIDAQADIVKIKTHVVMSEWINNQG, via the coding sequence GTGACTACTTCACTAGATAAGTTTGATCAGGCGATCATTAAACAACTGAGGCTCAACGCCCGCCATTCTATTTCATACATTGCCGAGCAAGTGAATTTGTCGCGCAGCGCTGTTACTGAACGGATTAAAAAGCTTGAACAAACTGGGGTGATCCGTGGCTATCAGGTGTTGCTTAGCGAATCGCAAAAACAAGGCGTGTCGGCGTATTTAGAGATCCTACACCAATGTGCTAAATGCGCCGATGTAGTGCAAGTGTTCCATCAAATTCCTGAAGTAATCACTTGTCAGGGGATCACAGGAGATATGGATTTGCTAGTATTTGTGCAAGCCCCGTCAATGCAGCGCCTACATGAGATCCGCGAGTTTATCGATGCCCAGGCCGATATCGTCAAAATTAAAACCCATGTGGTAATGAGTGAATGGATTAATAATCAGGGGTGA